One Gemmatimonadota bacterium genomic region harbors:
- a CDS encoding ATP-binding protein — protein sequence MRSIPLRWRIIASLIGLALGTTLILALLARHFLALSLQTSVNLEMGSALTSALALAKENYDAKKRQLQDIGQLLSAPPHRDLNALHAAFADAGLDNLTLRVSPLEQIDTDLSQGPAVSKVENDQLQLVLALPDSQRALTALLSLEALISVKNAVHTYKHIEMAEGDLRTAFLLAFLVAAAGVVLLASVIGVRIGFGITRPLNALLKGTREMGRDNLQYRIPKGRDDEIGLLIESFNQMAQDLVENRRKRLEAEQIAAWREIARRLAHEIKNPLTPIQLAVQQMRDKYSGNDPAYQQFVTNCTEIVTEEVENLRSLVQEFANFARMPSLSLSPSDLNECVHNVVRLYPDARIHLDLEENPPALELDTEQMRRVLINLIENSLDASGKNGQIEIRTRTSDDTAILSVIDSGPGVPLKDRVRIFQPYVSTKESGMGLGLAVVHNIIEDHGGHISVKDAPMGGAQFDLQLPIPDRAIAQPEEQR from the coding sequence ATGAGATCTATTCCCTTGCGCTGGCGCATCATCGCCTCCCTGATTGGTCTGGCATTGGGAACGACGCTCATACTCGCGCTACTCGCACGACACTTTTTGGCGCTGAGCCTTCAGACCAGCGTCAATCTCGAGATGGGCAGTGCGCTGACCAGTGCGCTTGCTCTGGCAAAAGAGAACTACGACGCCAAAAAACGACAACTTCAGGACATTGGACAGCTTTTGTCTGCACCGCCTCACCGCGACCTCAATGCCTTACACGCCGCGTTTGCAGATGCCGGTCTCGACAATCTGACCCTGCGTGTTTCGCCTCTCGAACAGATTGACACAGACCTTTCGCAAGGTCCTGCGGTCTCCAAAGTAGAAAACGACCAGCTTCAACTGGTACTCGCACTTCCCGATTCGCAACGCGCACTAACTGCCCTGCTGTCACTCGAGGCGCTCATCAGTGTCAAAAATGCCGTACATACGTACAAACATATTGAAATGGCGGAAGGCGATCTGCGCACTGCATTTCTACTCGCCTTTCTCGTCGCCGCAGCAGGCGTTGTCCTTCTGGCATCTGTGATTGGCGTTCGCATTGGCTTTGGGATCACACGCCCGCTTAACGCACTGCTTAAAGGCACGCGAGAAATGGGACGCGACAACCTGCAATACCGCATTCCCAAAGGCAGAGATGACGAGATCGGCTTACTTATCGAGTCCTTTAACCAGATGGCACAAGACCTTGTAGAAAACAGACGCAAACGACTCGAAGCGGAGCAAATTGCAGCCTGGCGAGAAATTGCGCGGCGCCTGGCTCACGAAATAAAAAATCCATTAACGCCCATTCAACTTGCCGTGCAGCAAATGCGCGACAAATATTCTGGCAATGATCCCGCGTATCAACAATTTGTAACCAACTGCACGGAAATCGTCACAGAAGAAGTCGAAAATCTCAGATCTCTGGTTCAAGAATTTGCCAACTTTGCCCGCATGCCATCTCTCTCTCTGTCCCCCAGCGACCTCAATGAGTGTGTACACAATGTCGTTCGCCTCTACCCGGATGCTCGCATTCACCTCGACCTGGAGGAAAATCCGCCCGCGCTCGAACTCGACACCGAGCAGATGCGCCGGGTGCTGATTAATCTTATAGAAAATAGTCTTGACGCCTCTGGCAAAAACGGCCAGATCGAGATACGCACGCGCACGTCTGACGACACGGCTATACTGTCCGTAATTGACAGCGGGCCAGGCGTGCCCCTGAAAGATCGCGTGCGCATCTTCCAACCTTATGTCTCCACAAAAGAAAGCGGTATGGGCCTGGGCCTTGCCGTAGTACACAACATCATTGAAGATCACGGGGGGCACATCTCGGTCAAAGATGCCCCTATGGGGGGCGCGCAATTCGACCTTCAACTCCCCATTCCCGACCGAGCCATAGCGCAACCGGAGGAACAGCGATGA